In Kryptolebias marmoratus isolate JLee-2015 linkage group LG4, ASM164957v2, whole genome shotgun sequence, the following proteins share a genomic window:
- the LOC108235701 gene encoding transmembrane protein 88B: protein MCGVDVDLDDGGPTEEEREEEEFWMGDAVKMLPPPVAHSEGSAWGSRRGRCGCVACGAALVLWNLCVLAAGALLLAAVFSVVLMPAALLLYAGFLCHSRVLDAPSAICHYLDDNSSSALIILGFVMMSPLVVVAAAIFCGLLRRFRLLLFIQPIRRAWYRGRLLDWGGSFHVWV from the exons ATGTGCGGCGTGGACGTGGACCTGGACGACGGAGGTCCGACCGAGGAggagcgggaggaggaggagttctGGATGGGGGACGCCGTGAAGATGCTGCCCCCTCCCGTGGCCCACAGCGAGGGCAGCGCGTGGGGCAGCCGCAGGGGCCGCTGCGGCTGTGTGGCCTGCGGGGCGGCCCTCGTCCTGTGGAACCTGTGCGTGCTCGCAGCCGGCGCCCTGCTGCTGGCCGCCGTCTTCTCTGTGGTCCTGATGCCCGCGGCGCTGCTGCTGTACGCCGGGTTCCTCTGCCACTCCAGG GTCCTTGACGCACCCTCCGCCATCTGCCATTACCTTGACGACAACAGCTCCTCCGCCCTCATCATCCTGGGCTTCGTGATGATGTCGCCCCTCGTGGTGGTGGCGGCTGCCATCTTCTGCGGGCTGCTCCGGAGGTTTCGGCTCCTGCTCTTCATTCAACCGATCAGGCGGGCCTGGTACAGGGGGAGGCTGCTGGACTGGGGGGGCAGCTTCCACGTCTGGGTCTGA
- the capzb gene encoding F-actin-capping protein subunit beta isoform X2: MTDQQLDCALDLMRRLPPQQIEKNLSDLIDLVPSLCEDLLSSVDQPLKIARDKVVGKDYLLCDYNRDGDSYRSPWSNKYEPPIEDGAMPSARLRKLEVEANNAFDQYRDLYFEGGVSSVYLWDLDHGFAGVILIKKAGDGSKKIKGCWDSIHVVEVQEKSSGRTAHYKLTSTVMLWLQTNKTGSGTMNLGGSLTRQTEKDETVGESSPHIANIGRLVEDMENKIRSTLNEIYFGKTKDIVNGLRSIESLPDNQKYRQLQRELSQVLTQRQIFID, from the exons ATG ACCGACCAGCAGCTGGACTGTGCTCTGGACCTGATGAGGCGCCTGCCTCCTCAGCAAATCGAGAAGAACCTCAGTGACCTCATTGACCTG GTGCCCAGTTTGTGTGAGGACCTTCtctcctctgtggaccagccccTGAAGATCGCCCGGGACAAGGTGGTGGGCAAAGACTACCTGCTCTGCGACTATAACCGAGACGGCGACTCCTACAG ATCCCCGTGGAGCAACAAATACGAACCTCCCATTGAAGATGGCGCCATGCCGTCAGCTCGCTTGAGGAAACTGGAAGTGGAAGCCAACAACGCCTTCGACCAGTACAGAGACCT GTACTTTGAGGGCGGCGTGTCCTCCGTGTACCTCTGGGACTTGGATCACGGCTTTGCAGGAGTTATTCTCATTAAAAAGGCCGGGGACGGATCCAAGAAGATCAAGGGATGCTGGGACTCTATTCACGTGGTGGAAGTGCAG GAGAAGTCCAGCGGTCGCACCGCTCACTATAAACTCACCTCCACCGTCATGCTGtggctgcagacaaacaagacCGGCTCTGGCACCATGAATCTGGGCGGCAGCCTCACGAGACAG ACGGAGAAAGACGAGACGGTTGGAGAATCCTCACCTCACATCGCCAACATCGGACGCCTTGTTGAA GATATGGAGAACAAGATTCGCTCCACGCTGAATGAAATCTACTTTGGGAAAACCAAGGACATTGTAAACGGTCTAAG ATCTATTGAGTCTTTGCCTGATAATCAAAAGTACCGGCAGCTCCAGAGGGAGCTGTCGCAGGTCCTCACTCAGCGTCAGATCTTCATTGATTAG
- the LOC108235765 gene encoding MICOS complex subunit Mic10 yields the protein MADNYGRKWDRCLADTAVKTVTGLGVGIMFSVLLFKRRMWPLSFGSGLGLGMGYSNCQHDFRSPYLIHGRVVKDQ from the exons ATGGCTGACAACTATGGACGGAAATGGGACCGCTGCCTCGCTGATACAGCCGTAAAAACAG TAACAGGCCTCGGCGTTGGCATCATGTTCTCCGTCCTTCTCTTCAAAC GGCGAATGTGGCCTCTGTCGTTCGGGTCGGGCCTGGGGTTGGGAATGGGATACAGCAACTGCCAGCATGACTTCAGGTCTCCGTATCTGATTCATGGCCGCGTGGTGAAG GATCAATAA
- the capzb gene encoding F-actin-capping protein subunit beta isoform X1 has translation MTDQQLDCALDLMRRLPPQQIEKNLSDLIDLVPSLCEDLLSSVDQPLKIARDKVVGKDYLLCDYNRDGDSYRSPWSNKYEPPIEDGAMPSARLRKLEVEANNAFDQYRDLYFEGGVSSVYLWDLDHGFAGVILIKKAGDGSKKIKGCWDSIHVVEVQEKSSGRTAHYKLTSTVMLWLQTNKTGSGTMNLGGSLTRQTEKDETVGESSPHIANIGRLVEDMENKIRSTLNEIYFGKTKDIVNGLRSVQPKADLMQKEAMKVDLVNALKKQNKSKQNNN, from the exons ATG ACCGACCAGCAGCTGGACTGTGCTCTGGACCTGATGAGGCGCCTGCCTCCTCAGCAAATCGAGAAGAACCTCAGTGACCTCATTGACCTG GTGCCCAGTTTGTGTGAGGACCTTCtctcctctgtggaccagccccTGAAGATCGCCCGGGACAAGGTGGTGGGCAAAGACTACCTGCTCTGCGACTATAACCGAGACGGCGACTCCTACAG ATCCCCGTGGAGCAACAAATACGAACCTCCCATTGAAGATGGCGCCATGCCGTCAGCTCGCTTGAGGAAACTGGAAGTGGAAGCCAACAACGCCTTCGACCAGTACAGAGACCT GTACTTTGAGGGCGGCGTGTCCTCCGTGTACCTCTGGGACTTGGATCACGGCTTTGCAGGAGTTATTCTCATTAAAAAGGCCGGGGACGGATCCAAGAAGATCAAGGGATGCTGGGACTCTATTCACGTGGTGGAAGTGCAG GAGAAGTCCAGCGGTCGCACCGCTCACTATAAACTCACCTCCACCGTCATGCTGtggctgcagacaaacaagacCGGCTCTGGCACCATGAATCTGGGCGGCAGCCTCACGAGACAG ACGGAGAAAGACGAGACGGTTGGAGAATCCTCACCTCACATCGCCAACATCGGACGCCTTGTTGAA GATATGGAGAACAAGATTCGCTCCACGCTGAATGAAATCTACTTTGGGAAAACCAAGGACATTGTAAACGGTCTAAG GAGTGTTCAGCCAAAGGCCGACCTAATGCAGAAGGAGGCGATGAAGGTCGACCTCGTGAACgccctcaaaaaacaaaacaaatcaaaacaaaacaacaactag
- the nbl1 gene encoding neuroblastoma suppressor of tumorigenicity 1 isoform X2 codes for MWQRVQICCALFALCSAAPPAHINRLALFPDKSAWCEAKNITQIVGHAGCQPRSIQNRACLGQCFSYSVPNTFPQSTESLAHCDSCMPAQTQWEVVTLECPGSEDSPRVDKLVERIFHCSCQSCSKEGGQEGAVMQLYPADNTLDAAPSPSDSLVGVQPLPHADTHSDKHAQLHTDPHTLPHTSDGG; via the exons ATGTGGCAGAGGGTTCAGATTTGCTGTGCGCTGTTTGCGCTGTGTTCAGCGGCGCCTCCTGCACACATCAACCGCCTGGCGTTGTTCCCCGACAAGAGCGCCTGGTGCGAAGCCAAGAACATCACACAGATCGTCGGGCATGCAGGATGTCAGCCTCGCTCTATTCAAAACAG AGCCTGTCTGGGTCAGTGCTTCAGCTACAGCGTCCCGAACACGTTCCCACAGTCAACCGAGTCTCTGGCGCACTGCGACTCCTGCATGCCTGCCCAGACTCAGTGGGAAGTG GTGACTCTGGAGTGTCCCGGCAGCGAAGACTCTCCTCGGGTGGACAAGCTGGTGGAGCGGATCTTCCACTGCAGCTGCCAGTCGTGCAGTAAGGAGGGCGGCCAGGAGGGGGCGGTGATGCAGCTGTACCCAGCAGACAACACCCTGGACGCGGCTCCGTCCCCGTCCGACTCTCTGGTCGGGGTCCAGCCTCTGCCCCACGCCGACACACACTCGGATAAACACGCGCAGCTGCACACAGACCCTCACACACTACCGCACACATCAGACGGGGGGTAA
- the nbl1 gene encoding neuroblastoma suppressor of tumorigenicity 1 isoform X1, with amino-acid sequence MMGRGAVMWQRVQICCALFALCSAAPPAHINRLALFPDKSAWCEAKNITQIVGHAGCQPRSIQNRACLGQCFSYSVPNTFPQSTESLAHCDSCMPAQTQWEVVTLECPGSEDSPRVDKLVERIFHCSCQSCSKEGGQEGAVMQLYPADNTLDAAPSPSDSLVGVQPLPHADTHSDKHAQLHTDPHTLPHTSDGG; translated from the exons ATGATGGGCAGAG GTGCAGTCATGTGGCAGAGGGTTCAGATTTGCTGTGCGCTGTTTGCGCTGTGTTCAGCGGCGCCTCCTGCACACATCAACCGCCTGGCGTTGTTCCCCGACAAGAGCGCCTGGTGCGAAGCCAAGAACATCACACAGATCGTCGGGCATGCAGGATGTCAGCCTCGCTCTATTCAAAACAG AGCCTGTCTGGGTCAGTGCTTCAGCTACAGCGTCCCGAACACGTTCCCACAGTCAACCGAGTCTCTGGCGCACTGCGACTCCTGCATGCCTGCCCAGACTCAGTGGGAAGTG GTGACTCTGGAGTGTCCCGGCAGCGAAGACTCTCCTCGGGTGGACAAGCTGGTGGAGCGGATCTTCCACTGCAGCTGCCAGTCGTGCAGTAAGGAGGGCGGCCAGGAGGGGGCGGTGATGCAGCTGTACCCAGCAGACAACACCCTGGACGCGGCTCCGTCCCCGTCCGACTCTCTGGTCGGGGTCCAGCCTCTGCCCCACGCCGACACACACTCGGATAAACACGCGCAGCTGCACACAGACCCTCACACACTACCGCACACATCAGACGGGGGGTAA